The following are encoded together in the Streptomyces rapamycinicus NRRL 5491 genome:
- a CDS encoding bifunctional metallophosphatase/5'-nucleotidase, with protein sequence MPLNRRKFLGRTAATSAGAALVSAAAAVPAEARGHERPRRRYAFTVMGTTDLHGNVFNWDYFTDAEFDDAAHNDVGLAKISTLVDQVREEKGRRNTLLIDAGDTIQGTQLSYYYARVDPITGEGGPVHPMARAMNAIGYDAAALGNHEFNYGIPVLRKFEEQCDFPLLGANALDAKTLRPAFPPYWMTRLRTPCGRDVKVAVLGLTNPGIAIWDKVNVQGKMTFPGLEEQAAKWVPRLRSMGADVVIVSAHSGTSGTSSYGDQVPYVENAAALVAEKVAGIDAILVGHAHVEIPESRVVNKETGREVVLSEPLKWGQRLTLFDFELEWERGRWRVASVSATVLNSNTAGEDPRIVRLLDAEHKEVVGYVNQVIGTCSAAMAATEAPYKDAPIVDFINHVQAETVKAALAGTEYAELPVLSQASCFSRTAAIPAGEVTIRQVAGLYPFENTLEARVLTGAQLKEYLEFSARYYVQTPAGGDVDPAKLTNASDIPDYNYDAVGGLTYEIDIAKAPGSRIAKLSFDGEPVDEKAQFVLAVNNYRASGGGNFPHVASAKQVWANSEEIRNTIIAWVQAKGTIDVSRFASVDWKLTRDGAPVF encoded by the coding sequence CTCCGCCGCGGCCGCCGTCCCGGCGGAGGCACGGGGTCATGAGCGGCCCCGGCGGCGGTACGCCTTCACCGTGATGGGCACGACCGATCTGCACGGCAACGTCTTCAACTGGGACTACTTCACCGACGCCGAGTTCGACGACGCGGCGCACAACGATGTGGGCCTGGCGAAGATCTCCACGCTGGTCGACCAGGTCCGCGAGGAGAAGGGGCGCCGCAATACGCTGCTGATCGACGCGGGCGACACCATCCAGGGCACCCAGCTGTCGTACTACTACGCCCGGGTGGACCCGATCACCGGGGAGGGCGGCCCGGTGCATCCCATGGCGCGGGCGATGAACGCGATCGGCTATGACGCGGCGGCGCTGGGCAACCATGAGTTCAACTACGGCATCCCGGTGCTGCGGAAGTTCGAGGAGCAGTGCGATTTCCCGCTGCTGGGGGCGAACGCGCTGGACGCGAAGACGCTGCGGCCCGCCTTCCCGCCGTACTGGATGACGCGGCTGCGCACCCCGTGCGGACGGGATGTGAAGGTGGCGGTGCTGGGGCTGACCAACCCGGGCATCGCGATCTGGGACAAGGTCAATGTGCAGGGCAAGATGACCTTCCCGGGGCTGGAGGAGCAGGCCGCGAAGTGGGTGCCGCGGCTGCGGTCGATGGGCGCGGACGTGGTGATCGTCTCGGCGCATTCGGGGACCAGCGGCACCTCCAGCTACGGCGACCAGGTGCCGTATGTGGAGAACGCGGCGGCGCTGGTGGCCGAGAAGGTGGCGGGGATCGACGCGATCCTGGTGGGCCACGCGCATGTGGAGATCCCCGAGTCACGGGTGGTCAACAAGGAGACCGGGCGCGAGGTCGTGCTGTCGGAACCGCTCAAGTGGGGTCAGCGGCTCACCCTCTTCGACTTCGAGCTGGAGTGGGAGCGGGGCCGCTGGCGGGTGGCGTCGGTGTCGGCGACGGTGCTGAATTCCAACACGGCCGGGGAGGACCCGCGGATCGTGCGGCTGCTCGACGCCGAGCACAAGGAGGTCGTCGGCTATGTGAACCAGGTCATCGGCACCTGCTCGGCGGCGATGGCGGCCACCGAGGCGCCGTACAAGGACGCGCCGATCGTCGACTTCATCAACCATGTGCAGGCGGAGACGGTGAAGGCGGCGCTGGCGGGGACGGAGTACGCGGAGCTGCCGGTGCTCTCTCAGGCGTCCTGCTTCTCCCGTACGGCGGCGATCCCGGCCGGGGAGGTCACGATCCGGCAGGTGGCGGGGTTGTACCCGTTCGAGAACACGCTGGAGGCACGGGTGCTGACGGGTGCCCAGCTCAAGGAGTATCTGGAGTTCTCGGCGCGCTACTACGTCCAGACCCCGGCGGGTGGCGATGTGGACCCCGCGAAGCTGACGAACGCCTCGGACATCCCGGACTACAACTACGACGCGGTCGGCGGGCTCACGTACGAGATCGACATCGCGAAGGCGCCGGGCTCGCGGATCGCGAAGCTCAGCTTCGACGGCGAGCCGGTCGACGAGAAGGCGCAGTTCGTGCTGGCGGTCAACAACTACCGGGCGAGCGGGGGCGGCAACTTCCCGCATGTGGCCTCCGCGAAGCAGGTGTGGGCCAATTCGGAGGAGATCCGGAACACGATCATCGCCTGGGTGCAGGCGAAGGGGACGATCGATGTGTCGCGGTTCGCGTCGGTGGACTGGAAGCTGACCCGCGACGGCGCTCCGGTGTTCTAG
- a CDS encoding NADP-dependent oxidoreductase, which translates to MTTAKRIQYHQYGGPEVLRLEDFQPARPGPGEVLVRMRAAAANPMDWKIRSGGMKMLTGRSFPRGLGHDFAGVIEAVGDGVTRLGVGDEVLGGAPLKTAGAFAEMIVAEAKGVVKKPADLSFEDAAVLPTVGITALQALTNLGKLQPGQAVFVHGCLGGVGRAAVQIASMRGASVGGSCRATATRDARDLGIAPIVEFDFDPTTLRGRFDIVFDTAGTLPVKAAQTLLKSGGHIIDITPTPAKFARSALPGPFKVLIAQAVTKDLEEVARAAGQGTLRLPIARTVPLTQAIAALTEFERGIPKGGKLVITTG; encoded by the coding sequence ATGACAACGGCGAAGCGCATTCAGTACCACCAGTACGGCGGGCCCGAGGTCTTGCGGCTCGAGGACTTCCAGCCGGCCCGGCCCGGCCCCGGCGAGGTTCTGGTCCGTATGCGGGCGGCGGCAGCCAACCCGATGGACTGGAAGATCCGCAGTGGCGGCATGAAGATGCTGACCGGCCGGAGCTTCCCGCGTGGGCTGGGCCACGACTTCGCGGGCGTCATCGAGGCGGTCGGCGACGGCGTCACCCGGCTCGGCGTCGGTGACGAAGTGCTCGGCGGGGCGCCGCTCAAGACGGCGGGGGCGTTCGCCGAGATGATCGTCGCCGAAGCGAAGGGGGTCGTGAAGAAGCCGGCGGATCTCTCGTTCGAGGATGCCGCCGTGCTCCCAACGGTCGGGATCACCGCCCTTCAGGCCCTGACCAACCTGGGGAAGCTGCAACCCGGGCAAGCCGTCTTCGTCCACGGCTGCCTCGGCGGAGTGGGCCGGGCCGCCGTCCAGATAGCCTCGATGCGCGGCGCCTCGGTGGGAGGCAGCTGCCGCGCCACCGCCACGCGGGACGCGCGCGACCTCGGCATCGCCCCGATCGTCGAGTTCGACTTCGACCCGACGACGCTTCGAGGGCGATTCGACATCGTCTTCGACACGGCGGGCACGCTCCCGGTCAAGGCGGCGCAGACGTTGCTGAAGTCCGGCGGCCACATCATCGACATCACCCCCACTCCGGCGAAGTTCGCGAGAAGTGCTCTGCCGGGGCCCTTCAAGGTGTTGATCGCCCAAGCCGTCACCAAGGACCTCGAGGAAGTCGCGCGAGCCGCCGGGCAGGGGACGCTGCGGCTCCCCATCGCTCGCACGGTGCCGCTCACACAAGCGATCGCGGCGCTCACGGAGTTCGAACGCGGCATACCCAAGGGCGGCAAGCTCGTCATCACGACCGGGTGA